The window attttactgtaaaagtatatttaatttttatgtttttaagaaGATTTAGATATTAGAATTAAgatataagatttaaaatttaaaattaaaaaataattttaaaaattaattaatattgattaaaaaattaatttacaaattaattttttaaaaaataacaattttttttgtcatatgTGATATACATATCTtctatcaattaaaaataattctACTTTTCATTCAATTTTACTCTTTAGGTAAAAAATTCACCGCAAGAgaaataaatatgaaaacattAAAATCAAAGACATTTCATatcaaaataatgataaaaatttagttattttatgttttaaaaatatatttgaagggtataataataaatatttttaaatatccagtatatttaatatattaaaatgtacaaatttatctatttaataattttaaataaaatatatttcattaatattcttaaaatgtagaataataataataataataataataataataataataataataataataataataataataataataattgtaaaataaataaggaatataaaataaaaaagcacAAATAAAAAACTCTAGTACCAATGTTCACCAATACTCTTATCTCACTACaatagaaattatatatatatatatatatatatatatatatatatatatatatatatatatatatatattaccaatATATAGTAGCGTatataaaagagagaaaagagtgtATTAGCActataagagagagagaatttttattgattattggtGTGTATATGGCTTCAGATCATGccctatttatacatgtatgAAGTGCTTATTTTTCAAGCTTCATTTAATGAGATTCTCTTGGTAACATGATCATTTTATCATGGAAAAGGTTGAACCGTGCAATGGACATCCACTTTtgttcttatcacaacactctctcttggatgtccatttaggattattgcctcgttaaaaccttactaaaaaaATCCAGtgggaaaaaactttagtgaaggaaaaagagtacaatatctttTGGAACGGCCTCATTAAAAactttgtcaagaaaaacccaatggaaaaaatctgaccaaggaaaaaagagtacaatctCCCCCTCTTGCTGACATTATGTTATATCTCGAAAttggcgcatcccaatctgatgtaccaatcttttaaaagaagattttgggagtgactttgtaaataaatctgccagattatcacttaAGCAGctctgttggatatcaattgtctcttgattttgaagatcatgagtgtagaagaatttgggagaaatatgctttgttctatcacctttgatatatccgccttttagttgagcaatgcatgctgtattatcttcaaacaagaCAGTTAGAGCTATCTTCTGAAttctgatcaatcagtccacatgatgacagaatatattggatcaaaactcctgagccaaaaacactcgcgactagtttcatgtatcgctagtatttcagcatgattagaggaggttgctactatcgtctgttttgtggacctccatgatatagctgtaccaccatatgtgaacagatatCTTGTGTGAGATATTCTTTTATGTGGATCAAACAAGTATCCAGTATCAGCAtaaccaactaattgtgacttggattcatCTGGGTAAAACAATCCCACATTAACCGTtctatgaagatatcgaaagatttgtttgattccattccaatgtcttctggttgaagaggaactataccttgctagtaaattcacaacaaatgatatatcgggtcgtgtattattagcaagatacattagtgctccaatggcattaagatatggtacttcaggaccaaggatatcttcattctcttctttaggatggaattgatcattttccacatttaaagatcttacaatcattgggATACTTAATAGATGTGACTTAtctatataaaatctcttcaagatcttttctgtgtatgttgtttgatgaattaagatcccattttttgtatgctcgattagcaggtcgagacaaaatttagtctttccaagatctttcatctcaaactcttcttttagagtttttataatgttagaatctcttcaagagttccaatgatatttaaatcatcaacgtacacaacaattataatgaatctaaatgcagatttctttatgaaaacacacgggcagatatcatcattcttgaatccgcttttggccagatactcaataAGACGACTacaccacattcgtccagattacttcagaccatataaagatctttacaatttaactgagtataacccttgtgaatattcattggatggtttagatatctttaatccttcagggactttcatatagatatcacgatctaatgagctGTATAAGTAGGCTATTACCACATTCATtagatgcatatgtagtttatgatatgcggataaactgaccaaataacgcaatattatcgcatccactacaggataatatattttttcataacctataccgggcctttgcaaaaaaccttgtgccacaagtcgagatttgtagcgcacaacttcatttttctcattttgttttctcatAAATACCAATCGATATCcaataggttttacatcttctggtgtacgaactacaggtccaaagacttcacgttttgcaagtgagtctaactcagctttcatggcttcttcccattttggccaatcattcctttgtcgatatTTTTCGATTGATCttagctcaagatccttactttcatgtatgatatttaatgccacattatatgcaaatatttcattgacaattgtcttatttcagtCTCATTTCTCTCCTATAAAGACATATTTTATCAAGatatcatcattttcacaattttcaagtACCTGaatgtcttctggcgttaaaactatatcagaattttggacaactgcaggtgtctttactatgtctttttcaacaggaataggatttacctcttatttttcgagaatttttgtctttggaaccgacaggcctgccacgcttctagcGTGAGTTTGCTTCtgtggcaatttgtccaactgggacatcaacTCGAATCGGAGCATTTTCAATTGGTATATAGGATTTAGTTATCCCCTTTGTAtaagaaaatgcatcaggcaattcatttgttattctttgcaaatgtataatcttttgaacttctagttcatatTGCACTGATCGAGGATCCAAATGCATCAAAGATGATACATTCCAATTAAGCTTCTTTTTAGGatgcttattctctccccctaatattgaaaattttgattcatgacaatccgcaaatcgggctttaaatacatccccagtttgtatctcaagataccttactatagaggaagaatcatatccaacatatatctccaattttttttgggtcccattttggtgcgagaagatggtgcaatgggaacatatatcgcacactcgaatattcttaaatggaaaacattTTGTTGCTggtcaaaagctaattgcataggagagaactgatggtaactcgttggcctaaaacgaataagtgctgcggcatgtaaaatagcatgcccaaaccgaggttggaagatttgttctcataagtaaggatctagcaattaattggaggcatttaataaatgattctactaacccattttgtgtgtgaacatgagctattggatgttcaacacttattccattagccatacaataagcattaaaggcttgggaagtaaattcaccagcattatcaagacaaattactttgattggattttctgaaaacTATGCtcttaatcgaataatttgagcaagtaatctcgcaaacgccaggttgcgagaagataatgagcacacatgtgaccatttcgaagatgcgtctattaggaccataaaatatctaaaagatccacatgatgGATGAATAGGTCAACATATATCGTCTTGAATCATTTCTAGGAATTcaagggactcaaatccaatttttactggtgatggccttaaaattagcttCCCTCAAGAACATgcaacacaacaaaattcactagatttaagaatcttctggttctttagtgaatgtccatgggagttttcaaattCTCCGCATCATAATTGTTCccagatgacccaatcggtcatgccaaattataaattcatttgggttagtaaacttctggtttacattggcatgtgattcaattgcactaattctagtataatacaacccagatgaaagtgagtgtaacttttctaatataagatttttatttgaatcatgggTTGTGATATACAAGTACTCATAATTTTtctcattcattgtctcaataTGATATACATTTCTGCGAAAatctttgaaactcaataagttttttagagacttagtagacaatagtgcattatttattatgaatttgttCCTCCGGAAACAAAATTATACCTCTTCCGAATcgttctatcacattgcctgagccgataatagtattaacatattcttcttttggtacaagatgggtaaaatatatattactttgaaGAATAGTAtgcaaacttgcactatccgcaaggcatacatcctcgttatatatccttgccatttttttcaaagacaaataataataataaaataaataaaaatacacattataattttgaaattcataaatatcatatttgaaatttcgatacataaaaataaaacttaacaaaaaatttatttttgtttacatgaatacttaacaaactcacatattaaactattccatcattaatcaaatagccaatattttcttcaggatcctcaattaatttattttgcctattatttctttctttatcccacttctagtGAGATCCCTTCTTGTgaatataattctttttccttacataatttttcttattacaaAAACCTTACTATTTACTTCTTCGAGGGTAATGATTTGTCGCATTTGCTTcagaaaatggggcggcgccaactGGGCACACTTCATGATTCCTTAAAAGTAATTCATTGTTGcgggcaagaaattaactcaaaatactttttaaatcctttttctcaatactgctgctgcaggagcacattcgaggcatagaaggtcgagaaaattttctctaacatatcattatcaaATATCCTTtctccacataatttcattcgtgaggtgattcgaaacattgctgaattatattcatttatggatttaaaatcctgtagatgcaagtgcgtccattcatatcgggtttgaggaagtatcaccgtcttttgatgattatacctttcttcaaggtcttcccacatatctgcaggatcttttattgtgagatattcatttttcaatccttcgtcaaaaTGACGACGAAAGAAAATCATAACTTTGACTTTATTCTTtttggatgtattattttcaactTTAATGGTATCTCTAAAAtctattgaatcaagatggattttagcatcCAGTATTTATGATAAatagttgtttccagatatatcaagagcattaaattcaagatgagagagtttcgacataataaaaatttgttacctagagtcttcctaaaatttaatCAGAGTCTCGTACTGATaacatgttgtaaaataaataagaaatataaaataaagaagtacaaataaaagactctagtattaatgtTCATGAATACTCTTATCTCACTATAAtagaaattatttatatatatatatatatatatatatatatatatatatatatatatatatataaataaagagagaaaatttttattgattgttggTGTGTATATGACCTCAGATaatgtcctatttatacatgtattttttggtgactaaacaaggaaagaaacaaagcaaaaactattctaaatccgagcggatgattcgttggagatcaacactaggctcagaccaaataacatgattagagttactcttggcaccatatttagccatccaatccgcagctctatttgcttctcgggacacccattcaacgtgaacaagccaaagacgagataaaagctcctgaatcttgtgaaccaaatctgttacttcagatggatacccacttgtaagctcatgcatgatggaaaatacttatttttcaacctttatttaataaattttcttAATAACATgatcattttatggtaaaaaagATTGAACCGTTCAATGGACAATCCATTTTGTTCTCAtcacaacaataaaaataattgataGAGAATTTCACTTTACATACAGTTTGCTACCCAAATTAGGAGGtttctttggtgggaaaagaaTATGTAGTGCTCCAAGCTACATGGCTCTCTATGAAAATAGGAAAAATTATTGTTGTAATTAGCAAAAACTAAAAAGAACTCTACGTCAGTGCCCACCCAGTACCCATGCCTAACCCCCTCAACATTCTCCCTCGGCTCCTCTTCTTCGTCTTCGCCATTCGGCACCGTGACGATGAGCTCGCCGTCGACGAACACGGTGCTGGAAAGCTCCGGTCGCGTTGATTCGGCAGCCGGAACCTCCACATGTCGAGTTCGAGATCGTTGAGGGAGAACTCCACTGGACCACTGTCTCCGACGACGATCTTGACAACGAAGTGAAAGCAATCGGGGGCTTCCTGGATGGCAACATCGGCGTCGGACCAAACCGGCAGTTCCAGGCCGCGGCTGAAGATGTGCGGCAGGTGACGGAGCTTCTTTCCGGAAGCAGCTGCGGCGTCAACACTGAATTGAATGGTGATGTTGCACTTTCGGGGAACGACGGGATGAACCTTCATGGTGGTAGCTCTCGATGGAAACGCAACAGAGGATTGCAGCGCCCAAGATTAACAGCAGAATCAAAGAAAGAACCATAAATGAACATCTTCCAGTATCTATGAAATTACGAAAACGAGCACTTAAGGTCGAATGCAAAATGAGGTTAGTGTTGCTCAGTATTTGATCCAACCATCTTTATAGATAGAGACTTCGttgtttaactaataattatgatAGTCAGAAAGCAAATCTcatatttaatttcatt is drawn from Arachis hypogaea cultivar Tifrunner chromosome 12, arahy.Tifrunner.gnm2.J5K5, whole genome shotgun sequence and contains these coding sequences:
- the LOC112726790 gene encoding uncharacterized protein; translation: MKVHPVVPRKCNITIQFSVDAAAASGKKLRHLPHIFSRGLELPVWSDADVAIQEAPDCFHFVVKIVVGDSGPVEFSLNDLELDMWRFRLPNQRDRSFPAPCSSTASSSSRCRMAKTKKRSRGRMLRGLGMGTGWALT